A region of the Thalassoroseus pseudoceratinae genome:
GGTCGCGCGGGTGTATGTTCGAAAGTAGCGAGCCGATTCCACGACCTGTCAGCTTGCTGATCAAGAGTCGCACGAGGTCACGTTTTCGCTGTCGTCGCATGAACCACCGGTTCATGCCTTGCCGTTGTTTATCTGATAGCATTGAGATGCTCGACTAATCGTTTGCAGGAAAGAGGTTGCGATGTCGTCGCAAGCATTGAAATCGATTGTTGCGGTGTGCTGTTAGTGACAAGCCGGAACGATTGAGGTTGCATTTCGAAGTAGTTAAAGATTCCTCGTTTGGTAGAACACCATTTGAGCGAACGCCGAAGAAAACGCTATGTCGTCTTTGGCCCTAGCCAGAACCACAGGCTGATTGTCACGGATGCCAACAGCACACCAGTGATGAATGCGGGCCAGAAGCTCAACCCCGAACGCGAAGCGTAGGCCAGGGGAGAAAAAACGGCAGGCCGAGCGGTACCAGGGCGAGGGTTTCCCGGCCCAATCGAGAGATCGTTGTCAAATCCCGTTGGCCAGTCCAGGTGAAAATGAAAGCTAGGATGCTGATCGTTGGGAGCGTGAGCAGAAGTGCTCCCAATCGGGGGGAGCGGTTGGATATTTCTGAGACCGCCGTGATAGTCACAGCGGCAATGATAGTTTTGGTGACAGTCCACCACATATTTGATCTCCAAACGCGGAAAGCATGCCAAAAGAAGCAACCGCCGCCGTTGTCTGCCAAGACGGCGGCTGCTCGTCACGTTCGATTTGGCGATGGCAGACGGTTACTCTTTGAATTCGCCTTGGGATGGTTTGCCGTCGATCTCGCCAACGACGGTCCCTTCAAAGTCAGCGACGTTGCCAATCCCAGGATCGCTACCCACAAACTTGGACGCTTTCCCGTCGGTTGCGTCTTCTGGTTTGAGTGTGATCGTCATGGGCTCGACGGTTGTCCCATCTGCGGTATTCGATTCTTTGATGCTCAGCGTGAATTCTTCCGCATCAATTGCCGTTGTTGTCTTTTCATCATCTCCCAAGATCAAAACCATGACGGTTTCTTTCGAGTGATCGACGGTGAACTCCGCATGATACTTACCCAAGTCGAACACCACTCCTCCGTTCGGACCCGTTCCATGCGGGGCATGGTCCGGCGAGTCTTCGGAATGAGTCTCCGCTTGGCCTTCGGGGTTTGCTGCGGGCGTCTCGGTCTTCTCCGAACAGCCCGCGAATGCGAACACGCTGGCCAAAAGGCTCAGTCCTAAAATCTTTGTGCGTACCATCTCTGCAATCCTTTCCTTATAAAAACAAGTGGTACATCCTGTAGTGTTACGCTGCCCGCAGCAGTTCCTCGTCGGAACTATCACTGCGAACCAAACGCTCGGCATCCTTGCCTGAAAACTTCCAAAACAATCCAGGGTGGATTAAGAACTCACAGAACGTCGAAGTCACGAGTCCACCAACGATTACCGTTGCGACCGGATAAAGAATCTCTAGCCCGGGCTTTTGCCCGCCAACAACGATCGGCAGCAGTCCCATCACCGCAGTAATTGCGGTCATCAGTACCGGTGCCAAACGTTCCAAGCTGCCACGCAAAACCATACTGTCCGTGAAACCCTCGCCTTCTTCTTCCATCAGGTGGAAGTAGTGCGTCACAAGCAGAATGCCATTGCGGACGGCAATCCCACTCAGCGAGATGAAGCCGACCATACTGGCCACCGTCAGCGATTGGTTTGTGATTACGAGTGCCAACACGCCGCCAATGAATGCGGTTGGAATGGCATTGAGAATTTGAAACGTGATCCGGGTGGATGGATAGAGCATCATCAACACGATAAAGATGCCCGCGACCGAAACACCGGCGAGAACCGTGATCAACAGTGTCGCCGAGCGTTGAGCCTCGAACTGCCCACCAAACTCGACAAAGTAACCGGTCGGCATTGCGACTTGATTTCGCACTCGGTTTTCAATCTCGGTGACAGCACTTTCCATGTCACGTCCCGAGACGTTACACCGGATTGTTTGCCGTCGCCTGACGTTTTCCCGATTGATGACGTTGGGACCACTCGCAGACTGCGGGAAATCCGCGACCTCTCGAAGACGTATCTGGCCGCGTCCGTCTGGCAATTCGAGTCTTAGCTCGCGAAGGTTATAAGGGTCCGAGTGGAATGGTTCATCAAGTTTGACCACCAAATCGAACCGCCGCTGTCCCTCTAAGACCTGTGAGACGGCTTCCCCTTTGAGGGCCGTTTGCACAAAATCGGCCACATACTCCCGGCTCAACCCGTAGAAAGAAAGATCGTCGGGACGCAGCACGACATGGAGTTCATCCACCCGTTCTTGCGGATCGATAATCGGGGGTGTCACCCCGGGAATATCCTGGATGGCATTCCGCACGTCACCGGCTAACTCTCGCAATTTGTCTAAGTCGTCCCCGTAGATTTTGATCCCGATCTGTGCTTTGACCCCTGAAAGCATGTGGCTGATCAAGTGCGACAACGGTTGTTCCGCTTCGATACCCACGCCCGGCACGTTGGCCCTTAAATCGTCAAGTAACTGATCGATGAACTCATCCCGGTCATAGGCGGCTTCGGAGTTCATCGTGAGGATGTATTCGCCGACGTTCACTGGTTGGGCGTGTTCGTCTAACTCAGCCCGACCGGTTCGCCGGAAGAAGTGCAACACAGGGCCATCGGGATTGTCCGGCGATTTCTGTAGCTTTCGTAGTTCGGCGTCGATCAACGTGGATGCTTCGTTCGAGGCTTGCAGTGAGGAACCACCCGGGAGTGACACGTTGACTTGAACACTTCCTTCATCAAACTTCGGTAGGAAGTCGGCCCCCAATTGCGTGAGTTGCCAAACACTGAATCCAACGATCGCCCAAGTTAAAAGCAGTAACATGGTGGCATGCCGCATGCTGAACCGGATTAGAAAACCTGCCATCCATTTGAGGCAACGCAACAGGAGTCCGTCTTTGTGTTCGTGTGACGCCTGCGTTTGTGGCAACAAGTAATATGACAAGACGGGTGTCACTGTTAGCGAGACGAGCAGCGAAGCAAGAATTGAAACGATATAAGCCACCCCGAGTGGCACAAACAGTCGACCTTCGACTCCAGATAAGGCAAACAGCGGCATGAAGGCCAAGACCACGACCGCGGTCCCGAAAATGATGGCCGAGCGAATTTCCATACTCGCTAAATAAACCACCACAATTGGAGGCTTGGGGTTTGGGCTAGAGTTGTTTTCACCCAACCGGCGAAAGATGTTCTCGACATCGACGATGGCATCATCCACCAGTTCCCCAATGGCGACCGCAATCCCGCCGAGTGTCATCACGTTGACCGATAGTTCGGCTCCCGTCATTTTGCCGACGAGTCGGAAGACGAGTGTGGTGATCACCAAGGACAATGGAATCGCAGTGAGGGTGATGAATGTGGTGCGAAGATTAAGCAAAAACAGGAACAACACGATCACCACGAGGACGGCCCCGATGACGAGCGCTTCTTCGACATAATAAATGCCGCGATCAATGAAGTTCTTGAGTTGGAACAAGTCGGTGTTGATCACGACATCAGCAGGCAACGCAGCTTCCGCATCGTGAAGGGCTGTTTTGACAGTGTCGGTGAGTTTTCGTGTATCCGCGTGGGGTTGTTTGACGATGGTGATCACGACGCCTTGGTGACCATCGATACTCGCATCGCCACGTTTCGGGGCCGGACCTTCGACGATTTGGGCCACGTGATGCAGTAAGACGGCCCGATCGGCATTCATTTTGACGGGTGTTTGCTGCAGATCGGTGATGACCTGTTCCGGCAGCGGTCCCAGCCGACCGATCACCCGTACCGAACGTTCGCTCTGACCTTCGACCAGAAACCCACCACTGGCGTTTAGATTATTCGCTTGAATTGCGTCTTCGACTTCTTGCAAAGTGACGTTGTACTCTTGCAGCCGATTCGGATCGACGAGGACCTGATATTGTTTCGTGTCACCGCCCATGACGATCACTTCGGCAATGCCGGACAACTTCAACAGACGGGGCCGAATCAACCAATCCGCGGTCGTTCGCAAATCCATTCGGTCTTCGAGATCGGTCGGAAACTCCACTGAATGCGAACGGCCATTCCAATCGAATATCACGAGGCGATCTGATTGTCCTTCGGCCCAACTCACATTTTCGACCGAAACTTTTTTCCAGGTTTTGAGATCATTGCGTTGGGTGGGATTCCAAACGGTGAGCTGGGATTTGTGGTCCGCCATCGTCCGTTCAGCAACGAGGCCAGTCTGCTCGATCGCGGTCAATTGACCGCCCTGTGGACCAGTCCGCCGATGGATTCCGAAATGCAGAATCTGCCCCATGATCGACGCCTGCGGTGTCATGATGGGACGAATCCCTGGCGGCATCGGCACATTCGCGAGTCGTTCAGAAACAATCTGGCGGGCATAACGCGGATCGGTTTCCCAGCCGAATTCGATGTAAATGACGTTCATACCCTGGCTGGATTGGCTGCGAACATCTTCCACGCCATTCGCACCCAAGACCGCCGTTTCAAGCGGGTAGGTCACCAGTGTTTCGACTTCTTCTGACGACAGCCCCGGACATTCCGTCAAAATCACGATTCGTGGACGGTCCAAGTCGGGAAACACGTCGATTGGCAGCGTCGTCGACAGATAGCCGCCGTAGACGAGCACGACAACACAACCAGCCATTACTAATGTCCGGTGAGTCAATGCGAGGCGAATAATGGCATTCAACATGGGATTCTCTTTGTCGAGCGTTGACTCAACGAATTGGCATTGATGTGTAGGTGATGAGCGACAACGTAGCCGGTTTTGTTGACACGTATTCCAAATCAAAGCCTTAAATAAGGCACTAGTCTTCGCTCTCGTTTTTGTGCAGGCTGCCGTCGGCGTGAATGTGGTAGCCTTCGGGCAAATCGTTGCCAGTTCGCGATTTTGTCATGCGGTTCAACTGAGCGGCCCCGTTCTGCACGACATACGTTCCGGGGATCACGGAACCATCGTTAGCAATGACCGTGTGCAGACGATCTTCCGCGAGAATTCGTACGGGCTTCCGCTCAAAGGTGTTGACGTTTTGCGTGAAGACGAAGGCTTCGGCAAGGTCACGGGTGACAGCATCGGACGGGAGAACGAAGACATCATCGAGTCGTTCGACCCGCACTAAGATTCGTACTTTTTGCCCCGGTCGGAATCGCCACAGAAGTTGAACGCCGTCTTCGTGTTGGACCACGCGCGATTCATTCTTGAGCGGCATACGGAAGCCAAAGGTGCGATTGACGGGATCGATATTGTTCGCGATGTAGCGGATCGGGAATATCTGTTCGATCGGCGGCCAATCCGCTGCCTCATTTTCCTGAAAATCGATGTCGACTGGCCAACCTTCTTTGGCACTTCGTTCGAGCAACTGAGTTTCATCACGAAATGCTCGGCCTTCCACACTGAGCAGCTGATGGTTGGCAAGCAGACACAAAACTTGTCCGGCCTCCACACGATGCCCGAGTTCGACTTCACACTCTTCGACTTCGAAGGTGGCGACTGGACGCAGTTCGGTTTCATCCGCGGCTGTCTGGATGATGGGCTGTGGTTTCGGTGGGTTCGACTCCGATGGTTGCGAAGGCACAACCACGTCGATTTCTCGGACGAACTCCCCCTGTGCGACCTGATCGATTTGGTCCGGCGTCAAACCACGAGTGGCGAGTTCTTGCCGATAGGCACGTACAGAGACTTGCAGCCGGGTGATTTGGTTGTCGACCTCAATGATTCGAGACTCCGGCAAGGCGTTGGACGCGCTCTTCAGCCGTTTGCGAGTCGCTTCCGCCAGCTCGATATCCTGCGTGGCTTTGAACAGATCGGATTGAGTTCGGTGCAACGTCTCACTTAAAAGACGAATCGTATACAGCACGTCCCCTGCTTGGACCGTATCGCCCGGGAAGTTGTTGATTTGCGAGACCACACCGTCCACGGGCGACACAACTCCCAGGTCACTTCGACCAGGCCGATCGATGACCATCCCGGGAACTTGAATCGACTTCCAATAGGTTTGCGGTTTGACTGACTTGGCAGTCAGTCCGAGATTGTCGATCGCCTGATCCGACAGCACAATTTTTGTTTGTGTTTCGGACTCTTTTGCTGCTTTCGATGGCGTGGTCTCGGTCACTTCAGACTGTTTGTGTTGCAGAAATGGCAACCAGCGATCCCGAGTCATATACCCCGCGATACCCACGGCAGCAAACAGTGCCAGAACGAGCACGGGCTTAAGAATTCGTAAGATGGTTTTCATGCGGGACACCTTTATTTTGCTGGCCCTACTGGGGCGAGCGGCCACTGGTCTTCGAGCATCAGCCCGGCAATTTGACTCGCGGATTGCCACATTTCGCCCAACGAGCGAATGTATTCGAGATTGGTTTCTGCCACGGCCCGTTGTGCCTGGAGAACACGGAGATATTCGAACTGTCCACCTTGGTACGCCTTACGCGACAATTCGTAGGTGCGTTCGGCTTTCGGGAGGATGGCCGTTTTGTATCGCTCTGAACGCTCACGGGCTGCGGAATACGTGGCGAATGCCGCTGACAACCGAGTGGCGATTTCGTTTTCAATCACGCCGACCTGATTCGCGGCTCGATGCACCCGAGATTGTGCAGTCAGAATGTTGCCTTGGTTCTTGTTCCAGACCGGAATCGGTAAGCTCACACCGATATCCCAGTCCTCCGAACGGTTTTGACTCTGGTGCGTGTAACCCGCCCCCACGGTGACGTTCGGAATGGGTTCGACTTCCGCTCGGCACAACTCCAGACGCGCTTGTTCGACCCCAATTTGTGCCGACCGGATTTCAGGATGAATTCCCAGGACGTACCACCGAACTTCGTCGAGATCGTAATTGGGCAGCTGGGTTTCCAAATCCCCGACCAGTTTGGAGATGGGTAGGTCATGTCGGCCAACGCTCGCAGCGAGTTTTTGATACACCCCTGGCAAGGCTTGCCGAGTCGCTTGCAAGTCTGCTCGATATCGTTCGAGGTCCACTTCCAATTGCACGACATCGAGTTCGGCGGCTTCTTTTGCCTTCATTAACTCGTTGGCGTTGGAAACCGACTCTTCAGCCAGCTGGACAAGGTTCGTGAGAATTTCGGCCCGACGCTGTAGCGTCAACGCTTCAAAGAATGCCTGACGGATATCGGTCAGCAGGCGGTATTGCTCGCTGATGACCGTCAATGATGCTTGATCGACCTCTTTGAGTCTGGCCGCTTCGCTCAGTTCGAGTTTGTTCGCAGTGACAATTTCCTGACTGGCAAACAGGCTCCAAATTCCTCCCGGCCCGGTGCGATCACCCAGTTCATTACCGGTGAGGTCGACAGATGGATTCGGATAAAGCCCGGCTTGGAAGGCTTGGCCTTTTGCTGCGTTGACCGCCCAACTGACGTCCCCAAGTCGCGGATGGCTCTCCACGGTCAAGTTCACCAATTCCGGCAAACTCGTCACTTCAAAGACCATGACGGTTTCGGAAGACACGGGTGCCAATTCTTCAGGAACAGCCATCTCCGATTTCGGCCTGTCTGACTCAACAGACTTGTCGGTCTCGCCTTCCGAATAAGCGACCGGCTGATACCGGGTCAATGTCTCAATCGGCCCCGTCACTTTGCCATTCAAAACAGGTGGCGAAGAACATCCGACGGACACCGAGACGGTAAGCGCAAGCAATACCGAAATGAATTTGCACATTCGTACCTCCCCCACATCCTTGCGAAGAATTGAGTATGGGAAAGCGACGTATTGGTGCCGCCACCAGTCATAACATGACGAGAGCGGGTTACATCACGACAAAAGTCGAGTCGTTATGCGACCGGCGCAGCGTAGGTCAACGCCGAAAACGACATGGAAAAAAACCAGCGAAGAAGCAAGACGCTGGGATGCCAAAAGCAATTGGCAAAGAGAGATTTAGATCAACTGCACACCCGACCGTTCACCACGCGCGCGATCGCACAACAGCGGTGAATCGGGGGGATTCGCGTCGAATGAAGGCGTGGCAATGTGTCGTGCAGTGTTTACGCAGCACGTGAAACAAGGTAAATCGAACTTGAGCCACTCGACCACGTGAACGGCCACCAAAATCGAATCGCCATCCACAAGACGAACCAAATACTCACCCGGACCGCACAAGCTTTTTGATCCGGGAAGCGACTCATGTGGCATGTTACCTGAAGGCCAAGTCACATCCCATCCAAACACGCTCAGGTGTATATGACGGTTCGGGAATTCCTCATCGGTCGATGGCTGAGCCGAATGATGGTGCGGATGTTGATGAGTATGGGTGTGAGAGACATCTTGAGATGTCACACTTGAGGTGGGATTTTGATCATGACCCTCGTGCGCATGCTGAACGGCTGGGGGAATGACACTCCCCAAAAACACCGCCGCCAAAAGCAGCGATGTCAAACCGATTCGCAAAACACGAGCATCCACCACTATTTCCCCTTCGAAATCACTGACGCACTCGATTGTATCCTACGGTCCTATGACAGGCAATTCACAGTATTTGCACGAGAGTTGCATGAGCCCCCTCGAACCGGTGATCTCCGGCGCCCGGCATATCCTATTTGATCGGAATTCTGCGCATCACCGCCCCGGAAGAGTCGAACGCTATCAATACAAATTCAAGAAGTTGTATAATTCTGGAGTCGCTTCGAGGCCGTGTGTTGAGGCGATTGATGCACCTTACAGTTGATTGATTCTGCAGTCGTCACGCATGACCAAGGCCATCGTTATCCCTGTGACGAACTTTCATCCAGCAGCGCTTGAAGCGGAATCTCCATCGCTGCGGCGAAGCGTCTGAGCATGCCGAAACGCCTTCCAGCCTCCCGAATCCCTTCCCGCCGCCCTTGCTCCGGTTTTTATCCGCCGGAAAGATGATGTCCCATGTCGCCAATGGTCCTGGAGTAATCAGCTGCTCGTGGCTCTTTCCGGCTATGCCGACGCCCGTGGATTTCGTCAGTGGAAGCAGGTTGAACGAACGGTCAAGAAAAGCGAACGCGGCTTTCCAATCTTGGTTCCGCTCCGTAAACGAGTGACGGTTGAAGAGGACAACGGCGAAACGGCTCAGCGATCGGTCCTTTACGGATTCAAGCACACGATTGTGTTTGGCCTGGAGCAAACCGAAGGGAAGCCGTTGCCGCCCGCCGATCCCCGCATTCATGAATGGATCGAATCGCTTCCGCTACTGGATGTTGCGAGGCATTGGGGAATCACGGTCGAAGTCTACAGCGGTCGATCGACGGGTCCGCTCGGCAAGTTCCGCTTCGATGGTCACATCGCGCTTGGGGTCGAGAACTTGGCGACGTGGTCCCACGAAATGGTTCATGCCGCCGATCATCGGCTTGGTCATGTGAAAGAACGCGGCCAACACTGGCGAAGTGAAATCGTGGCCTAGCTTGGTGGAGCCACATTGCTGGCAATACACAGACACGACGGCGAAGCGGACGTGGGCGGTTGCTGGGAATACGTAAAAGCGTATGCCTGGGATGCCAAGCTGGAACCGATTGCCGCCTGTCAAACCGTTCTCAAACGGACCTGCGACGCCGTCGCTTAAATTCTGGATACCGCCGAAGCAGTCACCTCCACCAAGTCCGACCCCAATTTGATGGCAACTCAAACGGTTGCGTAAGTGTATCCCTGTTGAATTTCCCAATTGCCGACGACTTACAAGTTCTTAAACGAAGGGAAGGTCTAATGAACGAAGATCGCCAACCGAAATTCTTTTTGGGTCAAACTCTTGCGACTCCCGGCGCTCTCGAATCAATCCAAGAAGCAAATCAATCGCCAATGGAGTTTCTCCAGCAACATGTCGCGGGAAAGTGGGGCGAGGTCGACGAAGAAGATGCCAGCGAAAATGAAAATGTACTTCTGCACGGCGAACGCATCTTGTCGGTATACAGAACAACCCAGGATGTCAAATTGCGGGTCATCACGGAAGCTGATCGGTCCGCGACGACGATCTTACTACCCGAAGAATACTGAGTCATCGCGTGTAGTCGGAATGCCTCATTGAGCGATATCGGCAACATCGACGTAACCATGTCTAGGATCAATGCCTTACGATCAACGTCAAAACCGCATGTTTCCGTAAGGCCACAAACCGATGGATCGGTTTTAATAAAGCGCTCTATGTAAGTGTTGGGATACACTGAAGTTAACGAAACCTTCATCTCTATGCATCTTTGGCATCTTACTTGCGAAAGTAGGTTCCCGACAGACTTCCAATCGAGAAGTCGACACTCTCTCATCACTCGATGCTTTTGAGGAACATTATGGCTGAAGAACAAGAAGGCACAAAAAAATTCAAAATCGAACGGCTAGAAGAACGCATTACGCCGAGTGCATTCGGGTGGTGTGACTGCGATGACGACGATTATGGTGGCGGATCGTCTGGTAAAGGTTCCTCAGGCAAAGGTTCGAGCAAGAAGTCGAGCAAGAAGTCGAGCAAGAAGTCGAGCAAGAAGTCGAGCAAGAAGTCGAGCAAGAAGTCGAGTAAGAAGTCGAGCAAGAAGTCGAGCAAGAAGTCGAGCAAGAAGTCGAGCAAGAAGCGTAGTTCAGTATGTTACTAGACAATGGTTTCTCGCACAGCTGATTGAGAAACCTGACTATAGTCAGCTAACTCTATGCTGTTAGATTCTGTGGGGGTGGGTGAAGTTCTTGACGACCTAAACTTGTTTCGAACCTCGCCCCCTCATTTGTCTTGCAACTGGATGCTTTCAAGTAAACCCAGAGGTCACAATGGGCAGTTCTAATAGTCGGAAAAAACGGACTGATCGAGGCCAAACCTGTCGACACTGTCGATCAGGGGCTGAAACCTTTCGTTTTAAACATCTAGGTCAACGTTTTCGCTTCGACGTGAGCCTTGCTCGGAAGATGGTTCTTGACAATCGCACGCCAGTCGAAGTCGATGAAGAGAGTATACGGCTGGAACTCGAAGACACACGAATTCATAAAGAACATTTGCTCCACGTTGACACCAAATATCCTGGCATCATTAGTCACGTTTGGTTTCCGATGAATTCTCATGAAGAAGTTCATGGGCACTTGCTAATTGATGGGAATCACCGCGCTGCCCGCTGCCTAGAACTAGGAATTCCCTATTTTGCATACATTTTGACGGAAGAAGAAAGCCGAGAAATCCTGTTAGAAGGCCCCACGCTCCCAGACCGGCAGCCAGTTCAAGTGAATCAATCGATTGAGCTAGTATCTCACGACTTGGTGAACTGTTAATCTCTATGTCGACTAAAACTCGCAATCTGCCCCAAGTCCGGTCCGACCTGGTCATTCGAATGACCGGCGACAACGAATATGTAGTGAAATGCCCATCAGAAGGTACGTTTTTCAAATTCGGGGCCGAAGAACACTTTCTATTGACCAGTTTAGACGGACAGCGTGCCGCCTCTGAGATATGCGAAGCGTATCAGCAAAGGTTCCACGATCCTCTTTCTGAAGCCGACCTCCGAGATTTTGTAAAGGTTGTTCGTACTCAACGGTTGGTCAAAAGAAAACGATCAGAATCCACCCCTTCATCAACTACCGACTCATCTTCGGATTCGACGGATGAAACAGCGAAGAAATGGCAATTTCCTGGCAAAGGAAGCTTGTTATTTTATCGACTTCCGCTTTGTCGGCCGGATCGATTCTTTAGTTGGCTCGAACCAAAGATTCGCTGGGTTTGGTCGGCTGGGTTTCTTGTCACGACGTTATCGCTAATCATTGCGGCTATTGTTGTCTTGATTGATCAACGCCAAGTGATGGTGTCATCCGTGCCGGCAGCGGTTGGCTGGAACACTTTATTTGTCGTTTGGGGAATGATTTGCCTAGCAACATGTATTCATGAGTGTGGCCACGGACTCACCTGCAAGCACTTCGGTGGAGAAGTTCCTGACGCAGGCTTGCTGTTGATGTTCTTCATGCCTTGTTTCTACTGCAATGTTTCAGACGCTTGGCTCATTCGCGAAAAGTCGCGGCGGCTTTGGATTACTCTGGCGGGAGCGTATGCCGATCTATGCGTTTGGGCATTTGCCGTCTTTGTTTGGCGGGTGACCGTCCCTGAGACTCTGGTTCACCACGTGGCCTTCGTGCTGTTCTCAGTCTGTGGTACGCGATCGCTGCTGAACTTGAATCCGTTTCTTAAACTGGATGGCTATTATCTCCTCAGTGATTTTCTAGAAATCCCTAATCTCAGAGCGTCCGCAAATACGTATTGGATGGCTCACGTTCGATGGCTTCTCTGGGGGGCCGAGCGACCACAGCCAGAGCCACGTGGCCGAATTCTGATCATCTATGGAATCTTCGTTTGGGTGACAGCGATTGTCTTCCTCGACTTCCTGTTGTTTGGCATGTTGGATTTGTTTGATGGCAAATCTCTGTGGCTCGGTTGGCTAATGGTCCTCTTACTCATGTCGTATGGTACGAAGCGAGTCTTCAAAGGTTTCTTTGCAAGTGAGTTTGCTATGATGATCCGTTCTCGTTATCGACGCACATTCATTTGGTGCGGACTGGTCCTGACCATACCCATGCTACTGATATTCGTGCCTTGGAACCGCACGGCGAAAGGGCAATTTGTCGTCCGACCGGCCACGCGGGTAGAAGTGCATTCAGAGGTCGAAGGATTTCTATACAAAATTCATGTCGAAGAAGGTGATGTGATTGTATCTGGGGATGTGATTGCCGAACTCAAGTCACCGGCTCTTGAAAGTCAGATCATTCGCAAGAAAGCGGAAATTCAAGAAGTAACCGCCACTTTAGCCAGATTGCGAGTCGGGCCACGACCTCAACTGGTTGCCGAGCAACGTGAGAAAGCTCGCCGAGCAGAAGTTTGGTTACAGCATGCGAACGATGAACTAGCCCGGGCAAAGATCACTTTGGAACAGGAGCTGTTGCGGTTAAACCTAGAGATCGAGCAACAGAAGCACGAACAGTCGTTTGTCCAAGCATCACTCGTTCGGTCTCAGAAATTATATGAACAAGGGGCAATGGCGGGTGAACAGTATCGCGCTGAGCGGATGAAGGCTATGGTTGTCGACGCCAAACTCCAGCAGGCGCAATCGCGATATGATTCTCGAAAGATGCAGGGCGTGCGGGCCGCAGAGGCGGAATTAACTCGACGGCAGCATGAACTCGCAGCCGCAAAAGCCGAGCAAGCCCTCTTGGAAGCAGGCACGCGCACCGAAGATATTCAAGCAGAACTAGCCAAACTGACACGATTGGAGGCGGAACTGGAGTTTCTTAAAGCGGAGCAGACGAAGCTCAAGATTGCATCGCCGGTGAGCGGTGTGGTCGCGACCCAACATATGCAGGAGAAGTATGGTCAACTCGTGCTCAAAGGCGGCTTGGTCTGCATCGTCGAAAACATTGAGAACGCCCGAATCGAAATCACGGTACCAGAGGAAGATGTCGCGGGGCTAGAAGTTGGCCAACACGTGCAAATGAAGGCCCGCTCGTTGCCGTTTGAACTGGTCGAAGCTCGCGTGGAGAAAATCGCTCCAACGATAGCCGCACCTGAAGTGATTGGTCAGCAGCCCACCCCGACAACGAATACTTTTACCGTCTATTGTGGTGTCGACAACCCCGATGGTGAACTGAAGACGGGAATGACCGGTTTCGCTCGCATCTCA
Encoded here:
- a CDS encoding efflux RND transporter permease subunit translates to MLNAIIRLALTHRTLVMAGCVVVLVYGGYLSTTLPIDVFPDLDRPRIVILTECPGLSSEEVETLVTYPLETAVLGANGVEDVRSQSSQGMNVIYIEFGWETDPRYARQIVSERLANVPMPPGIRPIMTPQASIMGQILHFGIHRRTGPQGGQLTAIEQTGLVAERTMADHKSQLTVWNPTQRNDLKTWKKVSVENVSWAEGQSDRLVIFDWNGRSHSVEFPTDLEDRMDLRTTADWLIRPRLLKLSGIAEVIVMGGDTKQYQVLVDPNRLQEYNVTLQEVEDAIQANNLNASGGFLVEGQSERSVRVIGRLGPLPEQVITDLQQTPVKMNADRAVLLHHVAQIVEGPAPKRGDASIDGHQGVVITIVKQPHADTRKLTDTVKTALHDAEAALPADVVINTDLFQLKNFIDRGIYYVEEALVIGAVLVVIVLFLFLLNLRTTFITLTAIPLSLVITTLVFRLVGKMTGAELSVNVMTLGGIAVAIGELVDDAIVDVENIFRRLGENNSSPNPKPPIVVVYLASMEIRSAIIFGTAVVVLAFMPLFALSGVEGRLFVPLGVAYIVSILASLLVSLTVTPVLSYYLLPQTQASHEHKDGLLLRCLKWMAGFLIRFSMRHATMLLLLTWAIVGFSVWQLTQLGADFLPKFDEGSVQVNVSLPGGSSLQASNEASTLIDAELRKLQKSPDNPDGPVLHFFRRTGRAELDEHAQPVNVGEYILTMNSEAAYDRDEFIDQLLDDLRANVPGVGIEAEQPLSHLISHMLSGVKAQIGIKIYGDDLDKLRELAGDVRNAIQDIPGVTPPIIDPQERVDELHVVLRPDDLSFYGLSREYVADFVQTALKGEAVSQVLEGQRRFDLVVKLDEPFHSDPYNLRELRLELPDGRGQIRLREVADFPQSASGPNVINRENVRRRQTIRCNVSGRDMESAVTEIENRVRNQVAMPTGYFVEFGGQFEAQRSATLLITVLAGVSVAGIFIVLMMLYPSTRITFQILNAIPTAFIGGVLALVITNQSLTVASMVGFISLSGIAVRNGILLVTHYFHLMEEEGEGFTDSMVLRGSLERLAPVLMTAITAVMGLLPIVVGGQKPGLEILYPVATVIVGGLVTSTFCEFLIHPGLFWKFSGKDAERLVRSDSSDEELLRAA
- a CDS encoding efflux RND transporter periplasmic adaptor subunit, with amino-acid sequence MKTILRILKPVLVLALFAAVGIAGYMTRDRWLPFLQHKQSEVTETTPSKAAKESETQTKIVLSDQAIDNLGLTAKSVKPQTYWKSIQVPGMVIDRPGRSDLGVVSPVDGVVSQINNFPGDTVQAGDVLYTIRLLSETLHRTQSDLFKATQDIELAEATRKRLKSASNALPESRIIEVDNQITRLQVSVRAYRQELATRGLTPDQIDQVAQGEFVREIDVVVPSQPSESNPPKPQPIIQTAADETELRPVATFEVEECEVELGHRVEAGQVLCLLANHQLLSVEGRAFRDETQLLERSAKEGWPVDIDFQENEAADWPPIEQIFPIRYIANNIDPVNRTFGFRMPLKNESRVVQHEDGVQLLWRFRPGQKVRILVRVERLDDVFVLPSDAVTRDLAEAFVFTQNVNTFERKPVRILAEDRLHTVIANDGSVIPGTYVVQNGAAQLNRMTKSRTGNDLPEGYHIHADGSLHKNESED
- a CDS encoding TolC family protein; protein product: MCKFISVLLALTVSVSVGCSSPPVLNGKVTGPIETLTRYQPVAYSEGETDKSVESDRPKSEMAVPEELAPVSSETVMVFEVTSLPELVNLTVESHPRLGDVSWAVNAAKGQAFQAGLYPNPSVDLTGNELGDRTGPGGIWSLFASQEIVTANKLELSEAARLKEVDQASLTVISEQYRLLTDIRQAFFEALTLQRRAEILTNLVQLAEESVSNANELMKAKEAAELDVVQLEVDLERYRADLQATRQALPGVYQKLAASVGRHDLPISKLVGDLETQLPNYDLDEVRWYVLGIHPEIRSAQIGVEQARLELCRAEVEPIPNVTVGAGYTHQSQNRSEDWDIGVSLPIPVWNKNQGNILTAQSRVHRAANQVGVIENEIATRLSAAFATYSAARERSERYKTAILPKAERTYELSRKAYQGGQFEYLRVLQAQRAVAETNLEYIRSLGEMWQSASQIAGLMLEDQWPLAPVGPAK
- a CDS encoding ArdC family protein, which codes for MALSGYADARGFRQWKQVERTVKKSERGFPILVPLRKRVTVEEDNGETAQRSVLYGFKHTIVFGLEQTEGKPLPPADPRIHEWIESLPLLDVARHWGITVEVYSGRSTGPLGKFRFDGHIALGVENLATWSHEMVHAADHRLGHVKERGQHWRSEIVA